The Anopheles coluzzii chromosome 2, AcolN3, whole genome shotgun sequence genome window below encodes:
- the LOC120953100 gene encoding uncharacterized protein LOC120953100, producing MRGTALKHPIAPCFDDVVSQPARSKSGAPLPQNRKLIAELAAMLKEREISTTAELNMCSVFLSEFFTLDMIGRSTKRTKRRTDGFRGCRADGYDRSPFVTPLSNPLLVSPNDPYYGPLGVRCLNFSPQERANDRCELKHMADRNLQSSYFDLSNLYTEQATYDQDGKLLLQQCGAPETITNRRPMSVQFFAVAGLFAKLHNYCVDRAPLKGSGPVEERCRAFTIAVYQKIIYEQLLPVLFGEEFYSECDFSCEYNPNEECAVSQVYKHGPGRFQHVWIGETMLYKPARGEAEWRSFNDFFHNYESFDCLGALAGSLDTPINVGNLASASVDKFVTVDGYRGTSLPCIDLARNRDAGLCPLVTYKHHVEQLFGEESRCYSTFEDLSDIFAPDVIEFFSRHYEHPDDIDVLFANMDQRFHPGANLPKMVAQLTCLEMKRLKCTDRFFYTWNPNLGKGARQLIEAMDFTVLLALVTEMEEVPLQPFFVSSPTVASCDVRDYMQSLDHLFSDL from the exons ATGCGTGGCACCGCTCTGAAACATCCCATCGCGCCGTGCTTCGATGATGTGGTGTCGCAACCGGCCCGCAGTAAGTCGGGTGCTCCATTGCCCCAGAATCGTAAGCTTATAGCCGAGCTGGCAGCGATGCTCAAAGAGCGGGAGATTAGCACCACTGCCGAGCTGAACATGTGCTCCGTGTTTTTGAGCGAGTTCTTCACCCTGGACATGATTGGCCGGTCGACCAAGCGCACCAAACGGAGGACGGATGGTTTCCGCGGTTGCCGGGCCGATGGTTATGATCGGAGTCCGTTCGTAACGCCACTCTCCAATCCACTGCTCGTTTCACCCAACGATCCGTACTACGGGCCTCTCGGAGTGCGCTGTCTTAACTTTAGCCCGCAGGAAAGGGCAAACGATCGGTGCGAGCTGAAGCATATGGCTGATCGTAATTTGCAGAGCAGCTATTTCGATCTTTCCAATCTGTACACCGAGCAAGCGACGTACGATCAGGACGgtaagctgctgctgcagcagtgtGGAGCGCCCGAGACCATAACGAACCGGAGACCGATGTCGGTGCAGTTTTTCGCCGTTGCCGGTTTGTTTGCAAAGTTGCACAATTACTGCGTGGATCGGGCACCGCTGAAGGGTAGCGGACCGGTCGAGGAACGGTGCCGTGCGTTTACGATCGCCGTGTATCAGAAGATCATCTACGAGCAGCTTTTACCGGTACTGTTtggtgaagagttttacagtgaGTGCGATTTTAGCTGCGAATACAATCCGAACGAGGAGTGTGCCGTCTCGCAGGTGTACAAGCATGGACCGGGTCGCTTCCAGCACGTGTGGATAGGCGAAACGATGCTTTACAAACCGGCTCGTGGGGAGGCGGAGTGGAGATCGTTTAACGATTTCTTCCACAATTATGAATCGTTCGATTGTTTGGGTGCGCTGGCCGGTTCGCTGGACACGCCGATCAACGTTGGAAATCTCGCCAGTGCG AGCGTGGACAAGTTCGTTACGGTGGATGGATATCGTGGCACTAGTCTACCATGCATCGATCTGGCACGTAATCGTGATGCCGGGCTGTGTCCGCTGGTTACCTACAAACACCACGTGGAGCAACTGTTCGGAGAGGAGAGCCGATGTTACAGCACGTTCGAGGATCTGAGCGATATCTTTGCACCAGAC GTGATTGAATTCTTCTCCCGACACTATGAGCATCCGGACGATATCGATGTACTGTTTGCGAACATGGACCAACGATTCCATCCGGGTGCTAACCTGCCAAAGATGGTCGCTCAATTGACGTGCCTTGAGATGAAGCGTCTAAAGTGCACGGATCGGTTCTTCTACACGTGGAATCCAAATCTAGGCAAAG GAGCGCGACAACTTATAGAAGCGATGGACTTTACAGTGCTATTGGCTCTGGTGACCGAAATGGAGGAAGTTCCATTGCAACCGTTTTTCGTCAGCAGCCCGACTGTTGCGTCGTGTGATGTGCGAGACTACATGCAATCATTAGACCATCTTTTCTCCGATCTGTAA
- the LOC120953298 gene encoding chorion peroxidase-like, translating into MTSSNRLAVVVVVLECCLMLCVQIASANPFDKYYFSSVPEYYAGYDSQCGYEPKCYGDQSCPNVALFSEYEKEAFIKAVAELLSNDERAQNGNYRIGESEFDFELFQTKAIKSGEDLDVRRTLTTDKFLKTLAKKLSKCELRNLLDGKCCANRTLSCCNGHEQISCDPYHPYRSYDGSCNNLEHPSWGKRGSALKHPFAPCYSDVVSKPARSKSGAPLPQNRKLMVELADFLNNRNSKRSSSLSMFMVFFMETISSDMIGRANKRAHCPTQGFRGCRADGQDRSAFVSTLSNPLRVSPNDPYYGPLGVRCLNFSPQEKANDRCELKHVAERNMESSYLDLSSMYGEVPHYDASGKLPLFQCGATGPVEQLHPIAVQFKAIIGLFGQLHNYCVDRVSSCSQSKGSVEERCRALTIGVYQKLIYEQLLPLLFGEELYNLAGFDCEYNPYEESAISQVYKNGPGRFPHVWITETVAYKYQGRTQWRPLNEYFHDHELFECTATLEGVLETPIETNRLVDEIMHKFYTTNGERGSCLPCIDLARNRDSGLCPLVTYKHFIEQIAGEESKCYSTFDDLKDMFSPDLVNFFAHHYEHPGDIDVLFSGLDQRAYPGAHMPKLVSQSTCLEFKRLKCTDRFFYKWNPNLGEGAMHLIEILDFTALLALFTEAVEVPLEPFMVDGPKVAASDVRQYLESVNYLFCEV; encoded by the exons ATGACATCTTCAAACCGCTTGGCGGTAGTTGTGGTGGTGCTAGAGTGCTGCCTTATGCTCTGCGTACAGATTGCTTCAGCGAATCCGTTCG ATAAATACTACTTCTCTAGCGTTCCAGAATACTACGCTGGGTATGACAGTCAATGTGGTTACGAACCAAAGTGCTACGGTGACCAAAG TTGCCCAAACGTGGCACTGTTCAGTGAGTACGAAAAGGAAGCGTTCATCAAAGCAGTCGCCGAGCTGTTGAGCAATGACGAGCGGGCACAAAACGGTAACTATCGCATTGGAGAAAGCGAATTCGACTTTGAGCTTTTCCAAACGAAGGCCATCAAATCGGGCGAGGATCTCGATGTGCGCCGCACGCTGACGACGGATAAGTTTTTGAAGACGCTGGCAAAAAAGTTGAGCAAGTGTGAGCTGAGAAACCTGTTGGACGGGAAGTGTTGCGCGAACAGGACGCTTTCGTGCTGCAATGGCCATGAACAGATTTCATGTGATCCGTACCATCC CTATCGAAGCTACGACGGAAGCTGTAATAACTTGGAGCATCCGAGCTGGGGAAAGCGTGGAAGTGCACTGAAACATCCGTTCGCTCCGTGCTACAGTGACGTGGTATCGAAGCCGGCTCGCAGTAAGTCGGGTGCTCCGTTACCGCAGAATCGAAAGCTAATGGTTGAGCTGGCCGATTTTCTGAATAACAGGAATTCTAAGAGATCCTCTTCCCTGAGCATGTTTATGGTGTTTTTCATGGAAACGATCTCTTCGGATATGATTGGAAGGGCTAACAAACGGGCACACTGTCCGACCCAAGGTTTCCGCGGCTGCCGAGCGGACGGGCAGGATCGTAGCGCTTTCGTGTCGACGCTATCGAATCCTCTCCGCGTATCACCTAACGATCCGTACTACGGGCCTCTCGGAGTGCGCTGTCTTAACTTTAGCCCGCAGGAGAAAGCAAACGATCGGTGCGAGCTGAAGCATGTGGCCGAGCGCAATATGGAAAGCAGCTATCTCGACCTGTCGAGCATGTACGGCGAGGTACCGCACTATGATGCGAGTGGGAAGCTCCCCCTGTTCCAATGTGGCGCTACGGGACCGGTCGAACAGTTACACCCGATTGCGGTACAGTTTAAGGCAATCATCGGTCTGTTCGGTCAGCTGCATAACTATTGTGTGGATCGGGTTAGCTCCTGTTCCCAGTCGAAGGGTTCGGTTGAGGAACGGTGCCGTGCACTTACGATCGGCGTATATCAGAAGTTGATCTACGAGCAGCTGCTACCGCTGCTGTTTGGTGAAGAGTTGTACAATCTGGCTGGCTTTGATTGCGAGTACAACCCGTATGAGGAGAGTGCCATCTCGCAGGTGTACAAGAACGGGCCGGGACGGTTCCCGCACGTGTGGATTACGGAGACGGTAGCGTACAAGTACCAGGGTAGGACTCAATGGCGCCCTCTCAATGAGTACTTCCACGATCATGAGTTATTCGAATGTACTGCAACGCTGGAGGGAGTACTCGAGACGCCGATCGAAACGAATCGATTGGTTGATGAG ATTATGCACAAGTTCTACACTACTAATGGCGAACGAGGTAGCTGTCTGCCATGCATTGATCTGGCGAGGAATCGTGACTCTGGGCTATGTCCATTGGTAACTTACAAACATTTCATTGAACAGATTGCCGGCGAAGAGAGCAAGTGTTATAGCACGTTCGATGATCTGAAAGATATGTTCAGCCCTGAT TTGGTGAATTTCTTTGCCCATCACTATGAGCATCCAGGTGATATCGATGTGCTGTTTTCGGGCTTAGATCAGCGCGCCTACCCTGGGGCCCACATGCCGAAGCTCGTCTCGCAATCAACCTGTTTGGAGTTCAAGCGTCTGAAGTGCACGGATCGGTTCTTCTACAAGTGGAATCCGAATCTTGGCGAAG GGGCTATGCATCTGATCGAGATTCTAGACTTTACTGCACTGCTTGCACTGTTCACTGAGGCGGTTGAAGTTCCATTGGAACCCTTCATGGTGGACGGGCCGAAGGTTGCTGCTTCGGATGTGAGACAGTATCTGGAGAGTGTGAATTATTTGTTCTGTGAAGTATAA